Proteins from one Shewanella pealeana ATCC 700345 genomic window:
- a CDS encoding M16 family metallopeptidase: MAALSTLAISLPVSALTKTEPAACNLNKLAQPLYEVEQRIQYRQLDNGLQVRTLPLKNTQAVSIASQFDVGSRNEVKGQAGYAHLFEHMLFKGSKHAPGDSYTQTMSALSGQFNASTFFDFTNYYLTIPSQALELSLWLEADRFRYPSLNETTVKNQQGAVLEEMATSIDNQPYVRKAMEFLLSQVEGTPYGHAVIGSVADVKAATPQSLNAFHQRYYRPDAMQLSLVGDIPKQTQDWIDAQFSDWQAPDIELTQMDDLKVSPKPVYGEIVDERGPWPAVLFAWHTVGSNSKDAAGLALLEAYLFQNKSSLIQGTSLSDPDQLLSYSIPLTMTHHGMTNLVLVPRARTSLDKLSKNVESLIASVAAQTLDDAHLCQLKQIWLNKALSTLDSPSRLARSLSATQPRDKLHPLTGPWQRIDAVSAKELQAIAQRYFIGNTVRLDLLPPWYIRATKSILELLPKEMSDSLEESVM, encoded by the coding sequence GTGGCAGCCCTGTCGACATTGGCGATCAGTTTACCTGTTAGTGCGCTAACCAAAACTGAGCCTGCTGCCTGCAATCTAAATAAACTCGCTCAGCCCCTCTACGAAGTTGAGCAGAGAATTCAATATCGTCAGCTGGATAATGGTCTGCAAGTGCGCACCCTGCCCCTTAAAAATACTCAAGCCGTGTCAATCGCTAGCCAGTTTGATGTGGGCTCGCGCAATGAAGTTAAGGGTCAAGCCGGTTATGCCCACCTGTTTGAACACATGCTGTTTAAAGGCAGTAAGCATGCACCGGGTGATAGCTATACCCAGACCATGAGCGCCTTAAGCGGCCAGTTTAATGCCAGCACCTTTTTCGATTTCACCAATTATTACTTAACCATCCCCTCCCAAGCACTCGAACTGAGCCTATGGCTAGAAGCCGACCGCTTTCGCTACCCAAGCTTGAATGAAACCACAGTTAAAAATCAACAAGGCGCGGTGCTTGAAGAGATGGCCACCAGCATAGATAACCAGCCCTATGTGCGCAAAGCGATGGAGTTTTTATTGTCTCAGGTTGAAGGGACGCCCTATGGTCATGCGGTTATCGGCAGTGTGGCTGATGTCAAAGCTGCCACACCACAAAGCTTAAATGCGTTTCATCAACGCTATTACCGCCCCGACGCCATGCAGCTAAGTTTAGTGGGCGATATCCCTAAGCAGACTCAGGATTGGATAGATGCGCAGTTTAGCGATTGGCAGGCGCCTGATATCGAGCTGACTCAAATGGATGATCTTAAGGTTTCGCCAAAGCCAGTATATGGCGAAATCGTCGACGAGCGTGGCCCTTGGCCTGCGGTGCTATTTGCTTGGCACACAGTTGGCTCAAACTCAAAAGATGCCGCGGGCCTTGCACTGCTGGAAGCTTATCTGTTTCAAAACAAGAGCAGTCTAATTCAAGGTACTAGCCTTAGCGATCCCGACCAACTGCTGAGTTACTCGATCCCGTTGACCATGACCCATCACGGCATGACCAATCTGGTACTCGTGCCCCGCGCCCGCACCTCCCTCGATAAGCTCAGTAAGAATGTCGAGTCACTGATAGCCTCTGTCGCCGCGCAGACCCTAGATGATGCACACCTATGCCAGTTAAAACAAATTTGGCTCAATAAGGCGTTATCCACTTTAGACTCCCCCTCTCGGCTAGCGAGAAGCCTTTCGGCAACTCAACCCCGAGATAAACTCCATCCGCTTACCGGGCCATGGCAACGTATCGATGCCGTTAGCGCTAAAGAGCTTCAAGCCATCGCCCAGAGGTACTTTATCGGCAATACCGTGCGGCTGGATCTGCTGCCCCCTTGGTATATTCGCGCCACTAAATCGATTCTTGAGTTGTTACCTAAAGAGATGAGCGATAGCCTTGAAGAGAGTGTAATGTGA
- a CDS encoding insulinase family protein: MQSIKNLSFLALACSLIISALGCQQTQIAFTPKAAPKLPVFDKLTGAPEIAPLKFQQTSLSKLVPVSPKLDLYLFDDTLSGLNHLSLVAYSKLPMENLDVLLQAFDEKRAWLVQQSTLACAESLNIRPTMHSLTISIDCPDSPILASELLMQFWQADDVNQMGSFDEIDIANVRRQLKLAKHINAYSGAEIDDVWAKKILGKQHVYNQALNDKTLADELDLSSLNQVRDKILAQSNWAFFANRSLEQDQGFTLAVTQQFESLMSIASKAELSNSKANSEAYSEANSEKSTDSATISGSAINTRTETSTSADIPPSNNNKTLYLIDVPGSVQTQVRIGYPLGNMLDGSDNDNDKSIDSAQDCKLLASWLGRSFSGRLYYDLREIRGLTYGIYGRCFDNPLSRTLKFYGSTKLEHSGAFISGVLDHLALTTDSTASLDELTALKTYLTSQQILRQANFRAVEADTIKQLIRGVSPEQELAQNQRLSKLTPEQLQQIARSVFLNTPYIVIRGDRDKIEADLKHKLADWNIVEVVAD; this comes from the coding sequence ATGCAATCAATTAAAAATCTTAGCTTTTTAGCACTAGCTTGTAGTCTCATTATCAGTGCGCTTGGTTGCCAGCAGACTCAGATAGCCTTTACGCCAAAAGCAGCCCCCAAGTTACCTGTGTTTGACAAACTAACTGGCGCACCTGAAATTGCGCCGCTTAAGTTTCAGCAAACGTCTCTGTCTAAGCTTGTGCCTGTTAGCCCTAAACTGGATTTATATCTGTTTGATGACACCCTCTCGGGCCTTAACCACCTATCTTTAGTGGCCTACAGCAAGTTGCCTATGGAAAATCTAGATGTGTTGCTACAAGCCTTTGATGAGAAAAGGGCTTGGCTAGTACAGCAATCGACACTTGCCTGCGCCGAGAGCCTGAATATCCGCCCGACCATGCACAGCCTGACCATTAGCATTGACTGCCCCGACTCGCCAATCTTAGCCAGCGAGCTGTTGATGCAGTTTTGGCAAGCCGATGACGTTAATCAAATGGGCAGCTTTGATGAAATAGACATAGCTAACGTACGGCGTCAGCTCAAATTGGCCAAACACATCAACGCCTACAGCGGCGCCGAAATCGATGATGTGTGGGCCAAGAAAATCTTGGGTAAGCAGCATGTTTATAATCAAGCGCTCAACGATAAAACCCTTGCCGATGAGTTGGATTTAAGCAGCCTTAACCAAGTTAGAGACAAGATTTTAGCGCAGTCTAACTGGGCTTTTTTTGCTAATCGCAGTCTTGAACAAGACCAAGGGTTTACCTTGGCTGTGACTCAACAGTTTGAATCGTTAATGTCTATAGCGTCTAAGGCCGAACTATCAAACTCTAAAGCGAATTCCGAAGCTTATTCAGAAGCTAACTCAGAAAAAAGCACTGACTCTGCCACTATCTCCGGCTCAGCAATAAACACCAGAACCGAAACAAGCACCAGCGCAGATATTCCTCCGAGCAATAATAACAAGACCTTATACCTTATCGATGTGCCCGGCAGCGTACAAACACAAGTGCGTATAGGCTATCCTCTGGGGAACATGCTAGATGGCAGCGATAATGATAACGATAAAAGTATCGATAGCGCTCAAGACTGTAAGCTACTGGCCAGCTGGCTTGGGCGCAGTTTCTCAGGTCGCTTATATTACGACCTACGCGAGATTCGCGGCTTAACCTATGGCATCTATGGTCGCTGCTTCGACAATCCACTATCACGTACACTTAAGTTTTATGGCAGCACTAAACTTGAACACTCCGGTGCCTTTATTAGTGGCGTGCTCGACCATTTAGCGCTGACCACAGACTCAACAGCATCGCTTGATGAACTAACGGCGTTAAAGACCTACCTCACCAGTCAACAGATCCTGCGTCAGGCGAACTTTCGCGCCGTCGAGGCCGATACCATCAAGCAACTTATCCGCGGCGTTTCACCTGAGCAGGAGCTGGCTCAAAACCAACGACTCAGCAAGTTAACCCCTGAGCAATTACAACAGATTGCCCGTTCGGTGTTTTTAAACACGCCTTATATCGTGATCCGTGGTGATAGGGATAAAATAGAAGCCGACTTAAAACATAA